The nucleotide sequence CATCGCTACTACGCCAACGCCAAGCGCATCCGCCACCGCTCCGGCCCGTGGCCGCGCCTTGGGCTCGGCAGCCGATTCTCGTGGATCACCTTCGGGGCGCTGGTGACAACCGAGATCACCGAGTTCGAGCCGTATCAGCGCCTTGCCTGGACTGGTGCCGGCCTCGGCGCGACCGCGCATCACGCGTGGCTGCTCGAGGCCGGCGCACCTGAGTGGCAGCTGGTGACCGAGGAGACCCAGAGCGGCTTCCTTCCGGCCCTGCTCCGGCCCGTCATGCGGCCGGCGATGCTGCGTCAGCACCAGCGCTGGATCGAGCAGCTCGCCCGGCTCGCCGAAAGCGGTGAGAGGCCACCCAATTGACCACATTTGACGCGTCGACGATTATCGGCGACGTTCTAGCCATGACGCTCACAACCGGTGCTGCGCGGGCATCGCTGCTGGGTACCCTGGCGGCGATCGCCGTCGTCGGCGGGGGACTTGCCAGGCGACGCAGGCTGCTCGCGCCGATACCTCGTGAGTTGCGGATCCCGCTGCTGTATCTGCAAATGAGCGTCAACAGCTCGGCGGCGCTGGCCGTCATGCGCCGCGTGTGGTCGCGGCCGCGCGGCGCCGTCAGACCCGGCATCCGGATGGAGCAGCGCACCCTCGGCGCGGGATCGGACGTGTTCAGCTACGAGTCGCCCTCGCGAACCCGGCCCAGCGGCGCGGTGCTGTGGATACACGATGGCGGCACGGTGATGGGCGCCGCGCGTCAGGATCACGCGTGGTGCGCTCGGCTGGCCGACGAGCTCGGGGCACTGGTAGTCAGCGTCGATTATCGGCTGGCACCTGAGCATCCGTTTCCGGCCGCGCTCGACGACTGCCACGCCGCGCTGCGTTGGCTGTGCGACAACGCCGGCGAGCTCGGGGTTGATCCGGGTCGGATCGCGGTCGCGGGGGCGAGCGCCGGCGGCGGGCTTGCTGCGGTGCTTGCGCAGCGCGCCCACGACACCGGGAACCCGGTCTGCTTTCAGCTGTTGGTCTACCCGATGCTCGACGACCGCACCGCCCTGCGGGCCGCGCCGCGGGACCGCGCATACACCTGGACGCCGGGATCCAACACCTACGCCTGGACGGCCTATCTCGGGCATTCGCCCCGCCTGGACGACGACCGTGCGTACATCGCCGCGTCACGACGTGCGGACCTGGCGGGTCTGCCGCCCGCGTGGATCGGCGTCGGCGACCTGGACCTCTTTTATCCCGAGGATGTTGCCTACGCCCGGCGGCTCGACGCGGCAGGGGTGGACTGCCAACTGCACGTCGAACCCGGGATGTATCACGCCGCCGACGTGTTCCTCGACGGCAAGGCACCCTCGATGAAGCGGTTTCGCGAGGAGATGGTGCGCGTCCTGGATTCGGCACTGCGATGATGAGGCCCGGGGATCGGGTTCAACGGCGAACAGGAGCAGACAGATGGTGGCGGCAGTAACTCTCGGCGACGGATTGACCGTCAGCGCAATGGGATTCGGCGCGATGGTGCTGAGCAAGTCATACGGCGAATCCGACGACGCCGCGGGGCTGGCCACGCTGAACCATTGCCTGGATCTCGGTGTGACGTTCATCGATACCGCCAACGTCTACGGTGCCGGCGACAACGAGCGGCTGATCGCCAACGTGCTGGCCGACCGTCGCGACGAGGTGACCCTCGCGACGAAGTTCGGCATCGTCGGCAACCCCGCCAGTCGCGCCGCCAGCGGGGCCGCCGGCGGCCCGCAAGCCCGCGGGGATGCCGACTACGTCCGGCAGTGCATCGACGAAAGCCTGCAGCGGCTGAACACCGACGTCGTTGATTTGTACTACATGCACCGCCGCGACCTGAGCCTGCCGATCGAGGAGACGGTCGGCGCGATGGCGGAATTGGTGCGCGCCGGCAAGGTGCGCCATCTGGGATTGTCGGAGGTCACCGCCGACGAGCTGCGCGCGGCGGTCGCGGTGCACCCGATTGCCGCAGTGCAAAGCGAATGGTCGGTGTGGAGCCGCGACGTCGAGCGCAACGTGGTGCCGGCCGCCGCGGAGCTCGGTGTCGGGTTCGTCCCGTATTCGCCCTTGGGACGAGGGTTTTTAACCGGAACCATTCGCTCGGCGACGGACCTGGCCTCCGAGGTTGACTTCCGCCGCCGAATGCCGCGATTCGCCGAGGGCGCGCTGGACGCCAACCTTTCGGTCGTCGAGGTCATCGAATCCATCGCTGCCGAGCAGGGTGCGACCGCCGCACAGGTGGCGTTGGCGTGGCTGCGCTACCGCGCTGACGAGCTTGGCGTGGCCTCGGTGCCTATCCCGGGCACCCGGCGGCCGGAGCGGGTCGAGGAGAATCTCGGTTCGTTGTCGGTGACGCTGACGCCCGAGCAGCTCGTCGCGCTCGACGCGACGAACGAGCTGGTATCCGGCGGACGATCCGTGTTTCCCGAGTGGGTGTCGTCGGCTCGCGAATAGGCGGTGGGTGCGCTTAGCCGAACGCGCTGGTGATGGCCGCCATGTCGAAATAGTCGCGCCATGCCGCGATCTGCCCGTCAACGACTTCGAATACACCCATCACCGGCAGCGGAATATCCTCGCCGCCCTGGCGGCGCATCACATCGGTGCGCTCGTTCATCACGATTCCGTCGCTGCTGACCTGCCGATGGATTTGGAAATCGATGCCGTCGAATGCCGCCAGGAACCCGGCGATGAACTCCTTAATCGCCGCACGGCCATGCACCGCCGCCATTGGAATATTGTGGTACACAGCATCTTCGGTGAAGTAACTGGCCAGCTTTTCCGGATCGGGTGACGCCCACAGCTTGCAGAATTCCGTAACTAGGTCACCCGGCGTGCGCGTCATGCGTCGATAAAACGGTAAACACCAACAGATGTCAACACCCATCCGCGCAGGTAATCGAACCGTTAGGCTGCCGGGTTATGAATACGAGGTGGGAGTACAGCTGGTTCACGACCGGTACGCATCACGATGAGAACACCGTCCTGGGATGGGCGATGGAAAGAGCGAATCACTTTGGTGCGGACAGGTGGGAGTTGGTCAACTTCCAGCTCCGAGAGAATGGCGACCAGGTGTTCATTATGGCGATGATGAAGCGGCCCTATCCCTAGCTCGGGCTGCCTGAGGTACCAATGTAAACCGCTGGTGGACACTGTCTTTCCCACCACGTCTCGCCGAAATTGTCGTCACCTGACGGGGGGCTGCCCGATTCGGCCGCGATATGTCAGCATTAGGACGTGAACGCACGCTATTTCCCTCGTTTGGCGGCCGCCGCAGTGGCCCTCGCGGCGCTACCGATAAACCCGCTTTTCACTACCTCCGCTTTCGCTGCTCCCTGTCCCGACGTTGAGGTGACGTTCGCCCGCGGCACCGACGAGCCACCCGGCGTCGGCGGGGTCGGGCAGGCGTTCATCGGTTCGCTGCGCTCGCAGGTCGGGGGCCGGACCCTCGGCGTGTATGCCGTCAACTACCCCGCCAGCGACGATCTCGCGCCATCCGCATCCGCCGGTGCCGTCGATGCGCACGCCCACGTGCGGGACATGGTTGCGACCTGTCCCAACACCAAGCTGGTGCTCGGCGGATACTCCCAGGGCGCGGGCGTGATCGACCTGACCACCATCAGCCGAGCACCGATTCTGGGCCTGAACCCCGACATACTCACCGCGGACGAGGCGGCTCACGTCGCCGCGGTCGCCACCTTCGGCAACCCGTCGGACAGAATCCTGGGGGCGCCGGTCAACGTGGTCAGCGACTGGTACGGGGCGAAGGCCATCGACTTGTGCGCTCCCGGCGATCCGGTGTGCACCCCGGGCGGGCCGGCCCTGACGCTGCCGTCACACGACGAGCTGTTCTCCCCGGTCCACCTTTCCTATCAGCAGTCCGGGATGCCCGCGCAGGCCGCGACTTTCGTGGTCGGCCATCTCTAGCCTCCCGTCATCCGTCCGGATTCGGGCAGATCGAGGTAACGCTCGAGATTGCGGTGCATGTTGATCACGCGCCGCTCCTCGTTGGACAGCACCAGATGGGTGAAACCGGGCTGGTGCACGCCGCGCTGTAGTCCCGCGAGCACCCGGATGTCCTGAGTGATCACCAGGCCGGGTTCGGCTTCCCCGGCGGTGGTGCGAATATCCGTCGGCTTGTTGTACGGTGCGCCCGGCGGCATGTGCGTCATCAAGAACATCACCAGCTCGCCCTGGTCGGGGGTCGCGTCGGGGTGCGGGCGGGGATGCGAGCACATGACGGTCAGGTGGTCGGCGTTCACCAGCAGCGTCATGTTCGGGAACACGTTGTACTGGTGCAGCCGGGTGATCCGGTCGGTGTCGGCCCAGTCCAGATCGACCCCGCGCTCGGCGGCAAAAGCCTTGGTGCGTGCGGCGATCAGATCCTGTACCGTCTGACCGGGCTGGCGCTCGTCGGCGGGGAACGGCGTGCCTTCGGCCGCTCCCATCAGCGCGCCCTGCGTGTAAACGTAAGCGTCCCAAACCTCTTCGTCGCTCAACGCACCGTCAAACCGCGGGCTTTGCACCCCGTAGGGCTGGTCGGACTTGCCGGTGTGGCCCCAAATCTGTTGCGGTGCATGAATGTCGTCGACGCAGCGCAGCAACTCCGGATGCAGCGTCTGAATGTGGTAGGTCTCGCTGTAGCCGTCGGCGATGGTCTTCCAGTTCGCGTCCACCTCGACGGTCAGCGTGGCGTAGCAGCGGAAGTCGCCGAGATTGCACCAGGCCAGATCGTCGGGCACCGCCTCCAGGTAGTCGAGCAGCGGCATCGCGTCCATGTCGAGGTTGACGAAGACCAGTCCCTGCCAAACGTCCACGCGCGCCGGCAGCAGCGGGAAGTCGGACATCCGCAGCGCACCGAAGCCCTTGCGGTTGGGCACCCGCCTGAGCGCGCCGGCCAGGTCCCAGGTCCAGCCGTGATAGCCGCATTTGAGTTCGCGCAGCCCCGATCCCGAGCCGGCGCACAGGGAGTTGCCGCGGTGGCGACAGACGTTCTGGAAGGCGCGCAGCACCCCGTCGTCGCCGCGGACGATCAGCACCGCGTATGGGCCGCAACGGTATTCGAAATAGTCGCCCGCTTCGGCCACATGGTCCACCATGCACGCGAGCTGCCACACCTTCGGCCACATCCGCTCGATCTCCAGCGCCGCGAATGCCGGCGCGTAGTACCGTTCGGCGGGCACCAGGGTCGGTGACGCGGGCGGGGTGCCGATCGCGTCCTCGTCGCGGGCGCGGGTCGGGTTCCCGGCGACCGTCATGGCTCTAACGCGCCCCGCGCACCAACCGGCCGGGACGGGCCCCGGTGTCGACGTCCTTGCGGCGGGTCACCGTCCCGCTCACGATGGTCGCGTCATATCCGCTGGCGCTCTGCAGGATTCGGTTTCCGCCCGCCGGCAGATCCCAGGCCATCGCCGCCGGGTGCAACGTCAGCGCGTTCATGTCAATGACGTTGATGTCGGCCTTCTTGCCGCGCTCGATGGTGCCGCGGTCGGTGAGCCCGAACAACTCGGCGGTGTCTTTGGACTGCTTGCGGATCACGTACTCCAGCGGCAGCTTCTCGCCGCGCTGCCGGTCGCGCGCCCAGTGCGTCAGCAAAAACGTGGGATACGAAGCGTCGCAGATCATCCCGCAGTGTGCACCGCCGTCGGACAATCCGAGCACGCCGGCCGGATGCAGCATCATCTCGCGGATGGCGTCGTGGTTGCCGTCGGCGTAGTTGAACAGCGGCAGCATCAGCATCGCCGTCGCGTCGCGCTCGAGCATCAGGTCGTACAGCGTCGACAGCGGGTCCTCGCCGCGCGCCTCGGCGATGGCCAGCACGGTCCGGTCGGCGGTGGGTTCATAGTCGGGCGGATTGCCCAGCGCGTACAGCCGTTGCAGCGAATGCTGCACCAGGGCGAACATGCCGTCGAACAACAGCGTCGGGTCCGGGGGCAGGTCGTCCTCGGACAGGATCGCGGCCTTCACGGCGGGATCCGCCAGGCGCTGGGTGAGCTCCTCGCGGCTGCACTCGGCCTTCAGCCGGCGATAGGTGGGCCGATGAGTGAAGCCGTGGTGGCCCTGGAACCCGATCATCATGCCGAACGGGCGCGCCGCGATCTGCGGGTACAACCGGCTGCCGGCGGCGTGTGCGGCGGCGGACAGGTCCAGCTGCTCGCGCCACAGTTTGGGGTCGGCGTCCACCTGGATCATCGCGAACGAGACCGGTCGGTCGATTTCCCCGCTCAACCGCCGCATCCAGTCGAGTTCTTTCTTCGGGCCGATGATGTCCTCACCCGCGGCGCCCTGGGGCGCCAGCTCGAACACGGCCTGGCCGCCGGCCGCCATGGCGCGGCCCAGGCCGAAGAGCTCGTCCTCGGCGGCGAAGGTGCCGGGCACGGGTTCGCCGTCCATCGCCCGGTGGCCCATGGTGCGGGAGGTGGAAAACCCGAGCGCCCCGGCCTCGATCGCCTCGGTGACCAGTCGGCCCATCGCCGCGATGTCGTCGGGCGTCGCCGGTTCGTTGCGGGCGCCGCGTTCCCCCATCGCGTAGGCGCGGATGGCGCCGTGGGCGACCTGGCTGCCGACGTCGATGGCGAACTTCTGCTTGCCGATCGCGTCGAGGTACTCGGGATAGGTCTCCCAACCCCAGGTCATGCCCTCGGTGAGCGCGGTGCCGGGGATGTCCTCGACACCCTCCATCAACTCGATCAACCACTCCTCGGTGCCGGGTCGCACGGGGGCAAAGCCGACGCCGCAGTTGCCGGTGACCACGGTGGTCACCCCGTGGCCGCTGGACGGTTCGAGCAAGCTGTCCCAGCTCACCTGCCCGTCGTAGTGCGTGTGGATGTCGACGAAGCCGGGGGCCACCACTTTGCCTGTGGCGTCGATGGTTTCGGCCGTCTCGCCCGCCATCACCGGGTCGTTGGCTTCGCGCCGGACCACGTCGACGATCACGCCGTCTTTGATGGCGACGTCGGCGTGATAGCGCTCCGCGCCCGTGCCGTCGACGACCGTGCCCCCGATGATCTTCAGGTCGAACATGAAAACTCTCCTCGTCGCCATGGGCTGAAGACGCGCAAGACCCGCAGCATTACGCTACGGTTAGTAGCGTAACTCGTGGCGCGGGTATGGCAAGGGAATCCGGCGAGAATTTCCGACCAGGATTGACCGGCGGTTACAGCGAAATTCTCAATGCTGGGATGGTTCCCAGGTCGTCGAGTGCCGCGACGCCGCGCCGCAGGCCTTCCAGCGCGATGTCTTCGACCTGCATGCCGCCCATTCCGGCGGTGATCAGGGGCGCGGTGTAGGCGTACAGCGCGGCCTGCCGGTAGCGCAGCCACAGCTCCTCGCGATCCAGCTCGGGTCCGCCGGCCGCCGCGAGCGCGCGCCGGTAGTCGTCGAGCAGCTCGCGTTGGGCCGATTGGCGGTCTTCCGGCGTCAGGCTGGTGATCAGGGTGTACGCCAGTTCGCGCGAGGGGTGCCCGCGCCGGACCGCCTGCCAGTCCAGCAGCCCCGCCTTGCCGCCGTGGAAGTACATGTTGCCGGGGTGCGCGTCGCCGTGCATGACCGTGTGTGGAGGTTTGTCGATGAGTGCGGCGACGGCCCGGTAGTTGTCGGCGATGAACGCGCCTTTATCAACAGGGATGGTGGTGCGCTCGGCGAGGCGCTTGATCGACGTGTGCATCAGGGAGCCGGTCAACAGCGAGGTGACGTCACCCGATGGCGTGTAGAGCCAGCCCAGGGGACCGCGCCCATCGCGTGGCAGCCGGTCCCAGAAGGTGGCGTGCAGGTTGGCCAGCAGCTCGACGACGAGGCTGGCCTGGTCGACGGACAGCGGGTGCAAGGTGTCGGGGAATTCGCACGACGCGGCCGGCAGCTCCTCGAGCACCAGCAGATACCGGCCGGTCCACGGGTCGAAGGCCGCACCATAGGCCTGCGGCACGCCGCTGATCTGCGGGGCGAGCTGGGTGTAGAAGCGCACCTCGGTGTGGCCCAGCCGGCCGAGTTCGCCGATCAGCCGGGTGGCGGCGGTCTTTGCCGACAGCTTGACGAACACCGATTCGGGCACGCCGCTTCCGGTCAGTACCAGCCGGGCCCGCGACGACGTGCCCGCGTCGCTGCTTAGGACACGGACCGATCGGACGGTGCTGCCCATGACCTTGGAGAGCACTCCCGGATCGATTCCTTCGACCGTTCGCGGCAGCCCCAGCCGGTCACCCACCACGGCGTCGGTGACGACCCGGCCGGCTCCACGGCCCAGATGAGCGGCCAGGCCGACGACAGAAAAGGCCTCTTTAACAGGGTTTTGCATGGTGATCCGCTCTCGTTCGCGACCCTCCGTCAGACAAAAAGACACAAATGTCTGGACATCAGACAGTATCAGATTATTGTCTGATCTGTGGCACCAGGGCGCGCACCACGAATTGCTCGACGAATTCGCGTTTGTCGGCGGCCGTGCGGTGCCGCCACGACGGCGCCAGCAAGAACAAGGTGGTCGTGTGCAGCCACTGCACGACCGAGGCGGGATCGAGATCGTCGTAGAGGCGGCCGGTCAGCTTCCACCGATCCAGCAGCGGTCCGTAGTGGCGCAGCAGCAACTCCACAATGGGAGCCGAACCCTTCTCCAGGGCCGCGGCCACGGCCGTGCTCTCGGCGGCGAACAGCGCCTCGTTCAGCGGATTGCCGTTCACCGACTCGACGCGGGCCAGGACCATCTCGGGCACCGAGCGAACCGGGTCGTCGGGCGCGGGCAGCGAGCGCACCAGCTCACCGAGGGCGTGGTCGATGCGCGTCAACATCAGGCCCAGTAGGACATCGTCGCGGCCGGGGAAGTACCGGTACACCGTCGACCGCGACACCCCGGCCTCGTCGGACACTTCGCCCATCCGGAACTGGGTGTTGCCGCGACGCACGATGCAGCGGCCCGCGGCGTCCAGGATGCGGCGGCGGGCCTCCTCGTCGTCGAGGATCGCGCGGTCGTCGCCCCACCGCCGGCTCGGTTCCATGGCGTCGATGTTACGGCATGAATTGCTATTTCAACACGAATTCCTTTGCAGGACAGGTGAATTAGATGGGCTATTCCGCCGCCGATGAGTCGTTCACCCACCAGCTCCCGACGACTTTCGACCGGGTGCACAATCCCGATCCGACGTGGTCGGATCGCTGCTACTTCTTCGCTGCGTCGCCGGACGGCACGATGCTGCTGGCCGCCGGCTACGGCAACAACCCGAACACGGCAAGCGGCCTGGGCTATGTCAAGGTCAGCCTCGCCGACGGCCGACATTGGGATCTGTTGGCGGGCCGGCCGGTGACCGGTGATGACCGCGGTGATCTGCGTGCCGGACCGATGCGCTGGACCTGCGTCGAGCCGCTGAAGAAGTGGCGACTTGACGTCGAGCCCAATGGGTCCGGAATCGAATGGGAGCTGCACTACGAACCCACCGCGCCGATGTGGGAGCTGCTGCCGATGCAGGTGCGCGACAAGGACGGCCAGGAACTGGCCGATATGTATCACATGAAGGAGCCCGGCCGGTGGAGCGGTTGGGTGCAGATCGACGGTGAGCGCATCAGCGTCGACGGATTCCACGGCGGCCGGGACCGCACCGTCGGGGTGCGCGTTGCCGACAAGATCGACTTCTGGCTGTGGCTGGACGCGGGCTTCGAAGACCGCGCCATCGAGGCGTGGATCATCGAATCACACGACGGCACAGTTCATTACGTCGACGGCGGGATCACGCACCAAGACGGCACCCTGTCGAAGCGCTTCGTCAAGATCGAGCACGACGTCGAATTCGACGGCGACACCAAGCGGCCGGCCCGCGCGAGGTTGGTCTTCACCGACGAAGACGGCGAGAGCTACCGCGTCACCGCCGACGCGCCGCACCAGGACGTCAATGCCTACTACGGGCTGCCGATGGCGCACTGCTCCTACGAGGACCTGGGCGGCGGGGAATACTTCCTCCACTTCCTTTGGGACAGCACTAATCCCGGGCAACTCAGCGAGACCGAAGGCAAATCGATGGCGCTCGATCAGCTGATGCGCTTCCAGCTCGACGGCCAAACCGGTTGGGGCATCTTCGAGTTTTTGATGGGCGGGCAGGGTTACCGTCGATACCCGAATTGGGCGGCGATGGACATGTCGGCGTTCAAACAGGACAAGCCGAAAGCCCGGCAATGACGCTGCACGGCAACGCCCTCGAGCGCCTGACCGTTTGGCTGCGCTCCCAATTGGGCGACGCCGACGATGTCCGGGTCGAGGGCCTGGACCGGGTGAACTTCGGGCATTCGGCCGAGATGATGATGTTCAGCATCGTGAGAACCGCGACCGGCGCGGACACCCGCCGGGAGGTGGTTTTGCGGCTGCGGCCCAAACCGCCTGCGCTGCTTGAACCCTACGACCTCGCCCGGCAATTCAAGATCCTGCGCGCGCTGGAAGGCACCGCCGTTCGGGTTCCGCGGGCGTTGTGGCTCGAGGACAGCGGCGACGTCCTCGGGCGGCCCTTCTTCGTCATGGAGCGCGCCGACGGCGACGTCTACGAAATGGAGCCGCCCGCCGGCTCCGGTGCCCAAGTCGACCAGACCGTGGCGCGGATGTGCCAAAGCCTGGCCGAACAAATCGCGGCGATCCACGCCGTCGACCTCAACCAGACCGGCCTCGACACACTCGACGACGGGCGCGACCACCTCGAGCGTGAACTCGGCCATTGGGCCGCGGAGATGAACCGCGTCAAGCGCGATTCGCTGCCCGCCCTCGAGCGCCTTCATCGGGTGCTGTGTGAAGCTCGGCCCGCGCCCTGCCCGACGGTGACCCTGGTGCACGGCGACGCCAAACCGGGCAATTTCGCCTTCGTCGATGGTGAGGTCAGCGCGGTATTCGATTGGGAGATGACCACCGTCGGCGATCCGTTGACCGACATCGGTTGGCTCGAAATCCTTTGGATGCAGCCCGTCGGCATCAACAGCCATCCCGCAGCGCTGGGCATCGACGCCCTGCTCGCGCACTACCAGGCCACCAGCGGGATCACCATCACACACCGGCCCTGGTACCGCGCGCTGGCCGCCTACAAGATGG is from Mycobacterium conspicuum and encodes:
- a CDS encoding DUF7064 domain-containing protein, with amino-acid sequence MGYSAADESFTHQLPTTFDRVHNPDPTWSDRCYFFAASPDGTMLLAAGYGNNPNTASGLGYVKVSLADGRHWDLLAGRPVTGDDRGDLRAGPMRWTCVEPLKKWRLDVEPNGSGIEWELHYEPTAPMWELLPMQVRDKDGQELADMYHMKEPGRWSGWVQIDGERISVDGFHGGRDRTVGVRVADKIDFWLWLDAGFEDRAIEAWIIESHDGTVHYVDGGITHQDGTLSKRFVKIEHDVEFDGDTKRPARARLVFTDEDGESYRVTADAPHQDVNAYYGLPMAHCSYEDLGGGEYFLHFLWDSTNPGQLSETEGKSMALDQLMRFQLDGQTGWGIFEFLMGGQGYRRYPNWAAMDMSAFKQDKPKARQ
- a CDS encoding SRPBCC family protein, translated to MTTNDKALAVRWPMAHAPDLASIHVANRTLTTADPELVWAWLTRPDQWHRYYANAKRIRHRSGPWPRLGLGSRFSWITFGALVTTEITEFEPYQRLAWTGAGLGATAHHAWLLEAGAPEWQLVTEETQSGFLPALLRPVMRPAMLRQHQRWIEQLARLAESGERPPN
- a CDS encoding alpha/beta hydrolase, which gives rise to MTLTTGAARASLLGTLAAIAVVGGGLARRRRLLAPIPRELRIPLLYLQMSVNSSAALAVMRRVWSRPRGAVRPGIRMEQRTLGAGSDVFSYESPSRTRPSGAVLWIHDGGTVMGAARQDHAWCARLADELGALVVSVDYRLAPEHPFPAALDDCHAALRWLCDNAGELGVDPGRIAVAGASAGGGLAAVLAQRAHDTGNPVCFQLLVYPMLDDRTALRAAPRDRAYTWTPGSNTYAWTAYLGHSPRLDDDRAYIAASRRADLAGLPPAWIGVGDLDLFYPEDVAYARRLDAAGVDCQLHVEPGMYHAADVFLDGKAPSMKRFREEMVRVLDSALR
- a CDS encoding TetR/AcrR family transcriptional regulator — protein: MEPSRRWGDDRAILDDEEARRRILDAAGRCIVRRGNTQFRMGEVSDEAGVSRSTVYRYFPGRDDVLLGLMLTRIDHALGELVRSLPAPDDPVRSVPEMVLARVESVNGNPLNEALFAAESTAVAAALEKGSAPIVELLLRHYGPLLDRWKLTGRLYDDLDPASVVQWLHTTTLFLLAPSWRHRTAADKREFVEQFVVRALVPQIRQ
- a CDS encoding limonene-1,2-epoxide hydrolase family protein, giving the protein MTRTPGDLVTEFCKLWASPDPEKLASYFTEDAVYHNIPMAAVHGRAAIKEFIAGFLAAFDGIDFQIHRQVSSDGIVMNERTDVMRRQGGEDIPLPVMGVFEVVDGQIAAWRDYFDMAAITSAFG
- a CDS encoding phosphotransferase family protein, yielding MTLHGNALERLTVWLRSQLGDADDVRVEGLDRVNFGHSAEMMMFSIVRTATGADTRREVVLRLRPKPPALLEPYDLARQFKILRALEGTAVRVPRALWLEDSGDVLGRPFFVMERADGDVYEMEPPAGSGAQVDQTVARMCQSLAEQIAAIHAVDLNQTGLDTLDDGRDHLERELGHWAAEMNRVKRDSLPALERLHRVLCEARPAPCPTVTLVHGDAKPGNFAFVDGEVSAVFDWEMTTVGDPLTDIGWLEILWMQPVGINSHPAALGIDALLAHYQATSGITITHRPWYRALAAYKMAVICLIGAMLVDDGHSDDQKLVLAAYGTSMLTKVGLTELRIDEPLDDGPVLPREERIRQVLA
- a CDS encoding N-acyl-D-amino-acid deacylase family protein: MFDLKIIGGTVVDGTGAERYHADVAIKDGVIVDVVRREANDPVMAGETAETIDATGKVVAPGFVDIHTHYDGQVSWDSLLEPSSGHGVTTVVTGNCGVGFAPVRPGTEEWLIELMEGVEDIPGTALTEGMTWGWETYPEYLDAIGKQKFAIDVGSQVAHGAIRAYAMGERGARNEPATPDDIAAMGRLVTEAIEAGALGFSTSRTMGHRAMDGEPVPGTFAAEDELFGLGRAMAAGGQAVFELAPQGAAGEDIIGPKKELDWMRRLSGEIDRPVSFAMIQVDADPKLWREQLDLSAAAHAAGSRLYPQIAARPFGMMIGFQGHHGFTHRPTYRRLKAECSREELTQRLADPAVKAAILSEDDLPPDPTLLFDGMFALVQHSLQRLYALGNPPDYEPTADRTVLAIAEARGEDPLSTLYDLMLERDATAMLMLPLFNYADGNHDAIREMMLHPAGVLGLSDGGAHCGMICDASYPTFLLTHWARDRQRGEKLPLEYVIRKQSKDTAELFGLTDRGTIERGKKADINVIDMNALTLHPAAMAWDLPAGGNRILQSASGYDATIVSGTVTRRKDVDTGARPGRLVRGAR
- a CDS encoding cutinase family protein, encoding MNARYFPRLAAAAVALAALPINPLFTTSAFAAPCPDVEVTFARGTDEPPGVGGVGQAFIGSLRSQVGGRTLGVYAVNYPASDDLAPSASAGAVDAHAHVRDMVATCPNTKLVLGGYSQGAGVIDLTTISRAPILGLNPDILTADEAAHVAAVATFGNPSDRILGAPVNVVSDWYGAKAIDLCAPGDPVCTPGGPALTLPSHDELFSPVHLSYQQSGMPAQAATFVVGHL
- a CDS encoding aldo/keto reductase — translated: MVAAVTLGDGLTVSAMGFGAMVLSKSYGESDDAAGLATLNHCLDLGVTFIDTANVYGAGDNERLIANVLADRRDEVTLATKFGIVGNPASRAASGAAGGPQARGDADYVRQCIDESLQRLNTDVVDLYYMHRRDLSLPIEETVGAMAELVRAGKVRHLGLSEVTADELRAAVAVHPIAAVQSEWSVWSRDVERNVVPAAAELGVGFVPYSPLGRGFLTGTIRSATDLASEVDFRRRMPRFAEGALDANLSVVEVIESIAAEQGATAAQVALAWLRYRADELGVASVPIPGTRRPERVEENLGSLSVTLTPEQLVALDATNELVSGGRSVFPEWVSSARE
- a CDS encoding aromatic ring-hydroxylating oxygenase subunit alpha, whose protein sequence is MTVAGNPTRARDEDAIGTPPASPTLVPAERYYAPAFAALEIERMWPKVWQLACMVDHVAEAGDYFEYRCGPYAVLIVRGDDGVLRAFQNVCRHRGNSLCAGSGSGLRELKCGYHGWTWDLAGALRRVPNRKGFGALRMSDFPLLPARVDVWQGLVFVNLDMDAMPLLDYLEAVPDDLAWCNLGDFRCYATLTVEVDANWKTIADGYSETYHIQTLHPELLRCVDDIHAPQQIWGHTGKSDQPYGVQSPRFDGALSDEEVWDAYVYTQGALMGAAEGTPFPADERQPGQTVQDLIAARTKAFAAERGVDLDWADTDRITRLHQYNVFPNMTLLVNADHLTVMCSHPRPHPDATPDQGELVMFLMTHMPPGAPYNKPTDIRTTAGEAEPGLVITQDIRVLAGLQRGVHQPGFTHLVLSNEERRVINMHRNLERYLDLPESGRMTGG
- a CDS encoding phosphotransferase, which codes for MQNPVKEAFSVVGLAAHLGRGAGRVVTDAVVGDRLGLPRTVEGIDPGVLSKVMGSTVRSVRVLSSDAGTSSRARLVLTGSGVPESVFVKLSAKTAATRLIGELGRLGHTEVRFYTQLAPQISGVPQAYGAAFDPWTGRYLLVLEELPAASCEFPDTLHPLSVDQASLVVELLANLHATFWDRLPRDGRGPLGWLYTPSGDVTSLLTGSLMHTSIKRLAERTTIPVDKGAFIADNYRAVAALIDKPPHTVMHGDAHPGNMYFHGGKAGLLDWQAVRRGHPSRELAYTLITSLTPEDRQSAQRELLDDYRRALAAAGGPELDREELWLRYRQAALYAYTAPLITAGMGGMQVEDIALEGLRRGVAALDDLGTIPALRISL